A single region of the Bacteroides luhongzhouii genome encodes:
- a CDS encoding NUDIX hydrolase → MISSNSLSSGKDRGEAYYSSNPTFYVGIDCIIFGFYEGEISLLLLKRNFEPAMGEWSLMGGFVQNNESVDDAAKRVLHELTGLENVYMEQVGAFGAIDRDPGERVISVAYYALININEYDRKLVQKHNAYWVNMNELPPLIFDHPEMVEKARELMKQKASVEPIGFNLLPKLFTLSQLQSLYEAIYDEPMDKRNFRKRVAEMDYIEKTDKIDKLGSKRGAALYKFNGKAYRKDPKFKI, encoded by the coding sequence ATGATAAGCTCGAACTCCCTCTCCTCTGGAAAGGACCGGGGAGAGGCTTATTACAGCTCGAATCCCACCTTCTATGTCGGTATCGACTGCATCATCTTTGGTTTCTACGAAGGGGAAATCAGCCTATTATTGTTGAAGAGAAACTTCGAGCCGGCAATGGGTGAATGGTCACTGATGGGAGGATTTGTGCAAAACAATGAAAGTGTGGATGATGCCGCCAAACGTGTATTGCATGAGCTTACCGGACTGGAAAACGTTTATATGGAACAGGTAGGAGCTTTTGGAGCTATCGACCGCGATCCGGGCGAACGGGTTATCTCTGTGGCTTACTATGCATTGATTAACATCAATGAGTATGACCGGAAACTGGTTCAGAAGCACAATGCTTACTGGGTGAATATGAACGAACTTCCCCCGCTTATCTTCGACCATCCTGAAATGGTAGAAAAAGCACGGGAACTGATGAAACAGAAAGCATCCGTAGAACCTATCGGATTCAATCTGCTTCCGAAACTCTTTACGTTGTCTCAACTGCAAAGTCTATATGAAGCGATTTACGACGAACCGATGGATAAACGGAATTTCCGTAAAAGAGTGGCTGAAATGGATTATATAGAAAAGACTGATAAAATTGATAAACTGGGTTCCAAACGGGGGGCTGCCTTGTATAAGTTCAACGGCAAGGCTTACCGCAAAGACCCGAAATTTAAAATCTAA
- a CDS encoding L-ribulose-5-phosphate 4-epimerase produces MLEELKEKVFHANLELVKHGLVIFTWGNVSAIDRESGLVVIKPSGVSYDDMKAEDMVVVDLDGKVVEGRLKPSSDTPTHVVLYKAFPEIGGVVHTHSTYATAWAQAGCDIPNIGTTHADYFHDAIPCTADMTEAEVKGAYELETGNVIVKRFEGLNPVHTPGVLVKNHGPFSWGKDAHDAVHNAVVMEQVAKMASIAYAVNPNLTMNPLLVEKHFSRKHGPNAYYGQ; encoded by the coding sequence ATGCTGGAAGAACTAAAAGAAAAAGTATTTCATGCCAATCTCGAATTGGTAAAGCATGGATTAGTCATCTTTACCTGGGGTAATGTTTCTGCTATCGACCGTGAAAGCGGACTGGTAGTAATCAAACCCAGTGGCGTAAGTTATGATGACATGAAAGCAGAAGATATGGTAGTAGTGGATCTGGATGGCAAGGTCGTTGAAGGACGGCTGAAGCCATCCTCGGATACTCCTACTCACGTAGTGCTTTACAAAGCATTTCCGGAGATTGGCGGAGTGGTACACACTCACTCTACTTATGCGACTGCCTGGGCACAGGCGGGATGCGACATTCCGAACATCGGAACGACTCACGCGGATTATTTCCATGATGCCATTCCCTGCACAGCAGATATGACGGAAGCCGAAGTGAAAGGCGCTTACGAACTGGAAACCGGTAATGTGATAGTAAAACGTTTTGAAGGATTGAATCCTGTACACACACCGGGAGTGTTGGTGAAGAATCACGGTCCTTTTTCTTGGGGGAAAGACGCGCACGATGCTGTACACAACGCTGTGGTAATGGAACAGGTAGCCAAAATGGCAAGTATCGCTTATGCGGTAAACCCGAATTTAACAATGAACCCATTGCTGGTAGAAAAACATTTCAGTCGCAAGCATGGTCCGAATGCTTATTATGGACAGTAA